The Candidatus Lernaella stagnicola sequence CGCGGCGCGAATTCATCGCCCACATCGGCAACCTCTCGTTTCGGCGAACCGTCATTACCCGCCCGCGCCGGTTGCGTGAAATGCAGATCCCACCTTGCGCAAGACGCGCCTTTGCCCTACCAAAGAATCTCGACCCTGCAAGGGAGGTCCGTTGATGAATCCGGCTCCGCCAATCGCGCCGTTGACAGCCGCGCCCCGACGAACGCTCCGCGCCCTGCTCACTTTCTGCGCCGCGATCCTGGTGACATGCCTTTTCGCATGGCCGCAATTCGCGCGTGCACAAACCGACGCCGCCGTAGGCCGCGTCACCGGTCGCGTGCTCGTTAAAGGTGTGCGCACCCCGCTGGCGTACGCCGAAGTCTTGTTGGTCGATACCTCCCTAACAGCGTTGACCGACGAAGACGGCGCGTTCGCGATCGACGACGTCCCCGCCGGGACTTACACGATTCGCATCACCGAAGACACGATCGAAGAGATCAACGAAGAGATCGAAGTTCGCACCGGCGAGGAAACCGCGCTGGTCTACTACGTGCATCAAATCGGTTACGCCCTCGACGAGATCGTCGTTGTCGCCAAAAAAGAACCCGAAGCCATGGCCCGGCAAGAATTGCAGCGAGAAGAAATCACCGGCGTGCCCGGCGCCAACAACGACGTGATTCGCGTCGTGGAAACATTGCCCGGCGTCGCCTACACGAGCGTCGCCGGCTTCGGCGGCAACGGTTTGGTGATTCGCGGCACGAGCGCCGAAGACAGCCAGTACTACCTCAACGGTTTCGAGATTCCGCAGTTGTTTCACTTCGGCGGTTTCATCTCCATCATCAACGCCGAACTCGTTGAAGACGTCGCCTACTACCCCGGCGCGTACAAAAGCCAATACGGCAACGCCCTGGGCGGCGTGATCGAAGTCACCACGCGCGACCCGCGCCGCGATCGTTTCGGCGGCGTGGTGGATTTGGCGAGCTACTCATCGTTTCTGCTTTTTGAAGGACCGGCGGGAGACAAGTTCGCGTGGGCCGCGTCGGGGCGGCGCAGCCTGATCGATTTCATCCTGCCCGCCGTCGTCCCGGAAGATCAGGCCGAGTTCACGCTCGCGCCGCGTTTCTACGATTTCACCGGCCTGTTCAATTACGCGCCGAACCTGAGCAATGAATTCGAGTTCCTGCTGCTGGGTTCGGACGACGCGATGAACGTGATCGGCGAGGACGACGTGAGCGATCCCTTTTCCGGCAACTCCTTCGACATGCGCATTGCGTGGCAGCGACTCGACGCCCGTTGGAATTTCCTGCCCAACGAACGGTTTACCAATTCGCTCGCCGGCAGCCTGCTGCGCGTCGAGGCCGACTTCGCGTTCGGGCCGGAATTCAGTTGGACCAGCGTCCTCTACCAGCCGCACGTCCGCGACGACGCCTCGCTAAGCCTTGGCAAGTGGAACGAGTTGCGTTTCGGGGCCGAATCACGCGTGTACGCTTACAACTACGAAGCGGAAATCATCCGGCCGCCCAAGGAAGGCGAACCTTCGCTGAACATCACGTCGGAAGATACCATCACCACCAAGACCGACATCACTGCGTGGCAGTACGGCGCCTACGTGGAAGATTTCATGCACCCGGTGCGCTGGCTGCAATTGGTGCCCGGCGCGCGCGCCGAATTGCTGCCGTACATCGAGCAGTACTTTCTCGAGCCGCGCCTGACGATTAACTTCCTGGCCACCGACGCCGCCAAAATCAAACTGGCCGGCGGGCTGTATCACCAGTGGCCTTCGCCGGACGAAGTGGTCGACGATTTCGGCACGCGCGAATTGGAGCCGGAAGTCGCGTACCTCGCCTCGGGCGGCTTCGAATACGATTTCGGCGAAGGAATTCACATCGACACGCAAGGCTACTACAAGTGGCTGGACAACCTGGTCTCGCCCACCGCCGCCGGCGACGCTGAGCCATATGAAAACAGTGGCGAGGGTTTCGTGTACGGCGCCGAACTGATCGCGCGCAAAAAACTGCTCGACCGTTTGATGGGGTGGGTAAGCTACACCTACACGGTGTCCAAACGGAAGGATGATCCCGACGCCGACTGGCGTTACTTCGACGAAGACCAGCGGCACAATTTCATCATTCTGGCCAGCTACATGCTCGGCCAAAACAAGCAGTGGCGTATCGGCGCGAAATGGCAGTACTCGACGGGCCTGCCCTACACCAAGGTTGATACGGCGGTGTACAACGCCGACGCCGATTCCTACCTGCCCATTTATTCCGATCAAATCAACGGCCGGCGGCGCGGCGATTTCCACAAGCTCGACCTGCGCGCCGACAAGTTCTGGTACTTCAACCGCTGGACGCTCGCCGCGTACGTCGACATCCAGAACGTGTACTGGCAGGACCAACCCGTCGGCTATGCCTATAACTTCGATTACACCGAAGAGAAACCCGTCCAGTTCCCGACCTTCATGCCGTCGCTCGGCGTGCAGGCCCGGTTCTAAAGGAGGGTGAGGATGAAACCGCGTATCGTGTCGCTCCTTGTGCTCCTGGCCGTCGCGCTCGCCGCGCCCGGTTGCGATCTCGAATTCGACCCGGCGAGCGAAATCAAAACGCAACGCTTTCTCGGCATCATCGCCGACCCCATCGAAGCCGCGCCCGGCGAACCGATTACCTTCCGCGCCATCGTGGCCAACGGCGACGGCTCGCTCTACGAAGGGCCGATTGCGTGGGCGATCATCGGCGGCGACGCCGCGCGTCTGACCGGCGACACCGAGAACGTGGACATCAACGACTTCTACCTGCAACCCTCGCCGGATCTGCCCTTTGAGTGGATGGTGCCGGAAATTGACGAATTCGAAACCGCCTTCGGTCCGCTGCAAAGCAACGGGCAGATTCTCACCGTCGGCGCTACCGCCTTCAAAAACGGGGACCTGGAAAGCGAACCGGTCTTCGCCTACAAGCTCTTCATCGTTTCCGAGCGGGCCGAAGACGACCGCCTGCGCAACCCTGAACTCCTTGATGTCGAAGTGAAGGCCGCCGGCAACGTGCTCTCACCGAACGAAGAAGGCAGGTTTGTCACCGGCGCCAAGGAAGTGAAGCTCACGGCGCAGGTCGATCAAAAAGACGCCGACCAAACCTTCCACTGGTTCGCCACGACCGACAAGTTCGAACCCGACTTGGAAGACGAACAAACCTTCGACCCCGACGGCACCGGGCGTTTCAGCGTCTATTGCGTGGTGAGGGAAAGCTTCTTTTTCGTGCACGACGACGGCCGCCGCACGCGGGTGACCGGTCAGGATTTCTGGCGCGGCGACATTCGCTTCCAGTAGCCCGCCGCGTTACAGCGCCTCCAACTTTTTCCGGATCACGATAGGCTGGAAGCCCAGCGTGTTCTCCGGCGTCGTCGCGCGGCTGATCTCTTGTCATGCACCACGCCTTGGTTTTATGGTGATCTTCCGATGAGACACTTTTTGCCCGTTGCTTTGCTGTCCTTGGTTGTGGCGCTTGCCGCCGCGGCGGCGGGCCCGTCCGCCGAATTCGTGGTGCTGCGCGGCGCGCGAGGGCCGGTCGCCGTATCCGCGCCTGCCTCGGTCGAAACCGCTCTCGCCCTGCTCGTCGAAGGCTCGCCTCAACACGCGTCGTATTTTCCGCACGGCACGCAAATCGACGGCGTGATCGCCGCGCCCGGTGGTTACACATTGCGCGTCACCTTTCCGCCCGGCGCATTGGACGACAACGCCGACCCGATGATGCATGCCCTTGGCGTGACGATGCACTCACTGGCTCCCGGCAAGCGATGCGAGGTGATGGCCCGCTTCGCCGGGCAATCCTCATACGTGCCGATCGGGCGCCTGCTGCCGCCGCCCGCGCCGGTGCCCGATAAGCCGTACGAAGACGCCGGCAAATTCGTCGGCCCGCCCGGTTTCGGCCAGCCGCAGCCGACCGGCTTTCTCGCCGGGCGAAGTGTCTTTCTGGCGCCGGGGCACGGCTGGTACTGGAGCGACACGCTCGCCCGCTGGACGACCCAACGCGGCAACACCAACGGCCTCGTCGAAGATTTTTCCAACCCCGAACCCGTGCTGCAATATTTGCAGCCGTATCTTTGGAACGCGGGGGCGCTGGTCTACACCGTGCGCGAACGCGACATGAACACGGCGATGGACATCCTCGACAACGACGACCCGCGCGTCGAAACGACCGGTTCGTGGTTCGCATCCACCTCCGTCGGTAACTACTACGGCGACGACTACCTGGCCGCGCCCGTCGCCGCTGTGCCCGACGCCTTCGCCGCCTTTTCCGCCGACATCCCGGCCGACGGCTTCTACCATGTGTACGTGTGGTACACGGCGGCGGAAAACCGCGCCACGGATTGCCACATCACCGTGCAACACGCCGACGGCGATACGCTGATCGTCCAAAATCTGCGTCGCGATGCCTTCACGTGGAAAGACCTCGGCCGTTACTACTTCCGCACCGCCGACCGGCCCGAACGCCGCCGCGTCGTGATCTCGAACGAGGGCGACGATCCCGCAACCTACGTCGTGGCCGATGCCGTGCGCTTTGGCGGCGGCACCCACGAGGGCTCCGGCAAGCCGCGCTGGGAAATGTCCGGCATGTACTACGCGCCCTTCATGGGCTGCCCCGAGTGCGCGACGAATACCGTGACGACCATGCCGCGGCTCACCAAGTGGGAACACGAGGCGGGCTGGGAAGACGGCATCTACTTAAGCTGGCACACCAACGCCCCGAATCCCGGCACCGGCACCAGTAGTTTCGCCTACGCTTCCGGCGGCTGGGACGCGCCCTTCGACGGCGTGCCGGGCAGCCTGGATTTGCGCGCGGCGATTCACGCGGAAATCGTCGGCGACGTTCGCGCCGGGTGGGACGCGGCGTGGGTCGACCGCGGCGAACACACGAACTGGTACGGCGAGATCAACCCCAACTACAATGACGAAACGCCGGGCATCATTTTCGAGGTCGCTTTCCACGACACGCCCGGCGATGCCGAAGATCTCAAAGAACCCGCGTTTCGCAAACTGGTGGCGCGGGCGGTGTACCAGGGTGTCGTGCGGTACTACGCGGCGCGCGACGGTCTCACGCCGCACTTTTTGCCCGAATCGCCCCAAGCGCCCGCACTCCGTTGGCGCGACGGCGAGGCGTTCGTGTCCTGGAATCCATCGCCCTTCGATTTCGGCGGCCTGGCCGGCGACCCGGCCGACTCGTACCGCATCTACGTCAGCCGCACGGGAAAGGGTGTTTCCTTCGGCGTGACCAGCAATGAAACGCAAGCCGCGTTGGCGCTCGATGCGAAAGCCACGGGGGTCGTTCGTTACGGACGCATCACGGCGGTTAACGAGGGCGGCGAAAGTTTCCCGACCCAAACCCTCGCGCTGTCCACCGGCGACGGCCCGCGGGTGTTGATCGTCGACGCCTACGAGCGCCTGGATCGCCACGCGAACGTGCCCGAGGCCTTCGAAAGCGGCACCATCGAGCGCGGCTATCTCGACCGCATGAACAGCTACGATTACGTCATCGCCCACGCGCAGGCGTTGTGGAAAGCGGGTTTCGATTTCGATTCCGCCGACAGTGACGCCCTAGTCGAGGGTTTCGTCGATCTGGCCGAGTATCCGGCGGTGGTGTGGATTTGCGGGGAGGATTCCATTGCCGACATGGCGCTCTCGCCCGCCGAGCAGGATTTGATTGCCGACTACCTGGACGGCGGCGGGGCGCTGTTTATCTCGGGCTCGGAAATCGGTTGGGACCTGTGGGAATACGGGTCGGCGGCCGATCGCTTGTTCTACACCGACTACCTGCGCGCCACGTATGTCGCCGACTCCAGCGGCGTCGGCGTGGTTGATACCACAGGCATCTTCGCGGGCATCGGGCCGTTCGATTTCGATTACCTCGACTATGAAATCTACGCCGCGAACTACCCCGACGCGCTGGCCGCCTTGCCCGGCGGCTCGACAGCGATGGGTTACGTGGGCACCGATTTCGGCGCCGCCGTCACGGCCAACACCGAGACGTTTCGCGTGGTGTACCTGGGTTTTCCTTTTGAGACGATTTACCACCGGGGCGCGCGCGAACTGATCATGACCGCCGCGATGGATTTCCTGGTGCCCGGCGACGATGATGATGACGATGACGACGATGATAACGATGACGACAATGACGATGACAACGATGATAACAATGACGACACGCCGCCGGTTGATGACGACACGACGCCAATCGATGACGACACAACCGCAATCGATGACGACAACAATGACGATCAAGACACATTGGATGACGATGACACTGCGGATGACACCGATGACGAGGACACAACGGCCGCCGACGACGACGATGACGACAACAATCGCGGGGTCTGCGGCTGCTAGGAATTAAAGTATCTTTAGATTAAATATCAATAGGCTGACCACGCCGAAGAGCAAGAAAATTCTCCCGACGAATTTAAAGCCATACTGGTAGAAACGCCCAGCGTTCTCGCCATAACGCACGCCCCACAATTGATTTAGCGACTCCACCACCCACTTGGCCAACGCCTTGCTCAGCAGCAATAAAACTCAAACCGAAAACGATGATCATGATCGAGACGAAAAGGGGTATCTCCAACAAAAACCTCCCGCCCGAACGCCTGCGTAAAGCGCCCGTTTAGAAACCGCGATAAATCACGCTCGCCCCGCCTTGCCCCCACGCGAGCAGCGCCAAAAGCACGGCAAAAATACCGGTGGCGACCAAGAAGCCGAATAGCGCGTCCTGCAACCAGCTTCGCATCTCACCCTCCCCAACCGACGAGCGCCGCGGCAATACGCATCACGCCGGAGGTGTCGACGAAAAAGAACAGCCAACCGAAGGCCACGTAATGAAAGGTGAACAGCACGGCCAGCGTCCGCCGCAGCGGCCGCGGGTTGTCGTTCGGTTTGCCGCGCGCGCGTCGCCACAAGGTAAAGACCACGAGGCCGACGACGTGATAGATGCCGAACAGCGCGAAGCGCGGCGCGAGGCCGTGCCACAAGGCGATCAGCATCATCGTCGCCGACAGGTTCAACAGTTCGCGCGCAAATCCGCGCCGGTTGCCGCCCAGCGGAATGTAAATGTAGTCGCGCAGAAAACCCGTCAGGGTCATGTGCCAGTGCCGCCAGAAATCGCGGATGTTGGTTCGCAAATACGGCCAGTCGAAATTCTCCGGCACGCGGTAACCAAGCAGCCGCGCGAGCCCGATCGCGATATCCGAATAGCCTGCGAAATCGAAGTACAGCCAAAACGCCCCGGCGTACAAAAGCAGCCACGCATCGAGGGTGCGCAGCTCCGGCTGCCCGGCGAAAATCGTGACGAATTCCTGGCACGGCCACGCCAGCACGAGTACTTTCAGCAGACCCGCACCGATGCGCGGCAAGCCCGCGCGCCACCGCGTGGCGGTGCTTTCGTCGAGGCGGCGAAAATCGCCGTAGCGCTTGATCGGCCCGGCCATGACCGTCGGAAAAAACAGCAGGAAGTGAAAAAAATCAGCCAGGCCGCGCGGTTTGATTGTCCCGCGTCGCGCTTCCACGGCGAAGGAAATCGCCGAGAAGGCCAAGTACGACAGGCCCAGCGGCACCAGTGGATTCGCGATAGCTTCCAACGGCGAGGTGCCTGCCGATGCGGCGTAGGCTTTGAACCCGACCAGCAGGCCCACCGCCAACGCAACTGCCGCGCCGGTCCACCCGCGGCGCACCAAAATGTAGACGCCCAATCCTAGAACGCCAATCGGTATCAGCGCGGTCGGCTGCACCAATAAAAACAACTCGATGCCGAAGAAGAACAGCACCCAACGCCGCGCCTTTTCATAACGCATCATCGACGCGGCTAGAACCGCGGCCCCGGCGAAAGCGGCGAACCACCAGCCGATCATGGTCCGGTCTCCGGCGAAGTGAGGTGCCACGCCGCGAGCTTTTCGCCGAACAGGCGATTACCCTCGGCGCACAGGTGATGCGAATCGACGAAAACCTCGCTGCCGACCCAATCGCGACCATCAAGGAAGACGCCGCCGCTTGCTTCTATTCGGCGGCGCACGAAACGAACGTTGTCCGCGTAGCCCGCCGCATCCCACAGCGCGTAACGATCCAGCATGGCCCGATTGACCGGCGCGTTGATCACGATGAACTCGGCGCCGGCGGCCCGCGCCGTCCGGCCAAGCGCGTCGAGCGTGCGCACCGCCTCGCGCTGCGGCCCCATCTTCGGCAGATTGAACGCCGCGCGTACCCGCCTCAGGGCGTCTTCATTCCACGCGGTATCCGACCACCGGCGGGGTGGTCCGATGCCCAAATCCCGCGCGGCGGCGTCGCGCCATCCCACCAACGAAGCGACGTAGAAAAACCGTGCCACGCCGCGATCGGGCGGGGTGCCCCACAGCGATCCGACGAGCCAGCCGCGGTTGCGAATCAGGCTGACGTGTTGGTCCAAGAAGCCCTGCAGGCGTGCTTCCACGCGCTGGGCGGCGGTTTTGTTTTCGGGGATCGCCAAGCCGAGCCGGCCCGCGTAGGCCTTGTTCCACAAGGGCCGCTGCAACGCAACGTAATTGAGCAGCAGAAACACGGTCTGCAATTTCGCGGCGGAAAGGTCCTCCACGACGCGCCGGTTCAAGTCGAGCGACGAGCCGGCGAGCCCGGCGTTGACGACGCGCACCTGGTCGCGCGTGGCCGCCGGCAGCGCCAGGTGGTAGCCATAGGGAATCGTGCCGCGGTCGCCTTCGGTCGCCCCACCCTGCAGCGCCGAATCGCCGACAAACAACACTTTGGGCCGCGTATCGCGCACGAGGTTTGCTTTCAATTCGGGGTAACCGGCCAGGCTGTGGACGAGAAAACGGAAATCCTGTCGCCCCACGCGCTCGCGCAGCGAATGGTCCAGCCACGCCTGCGCCAACGCCAAGAGGGCGACCAAGCTCACGACGGCGAAAATCGCCCGCCGCATAAATCGGGATTCGGATTGATTCACGGCCTCGAATTGTAACACGATTCCGCTTCCGGATTTGACGGGATCGACCCCGCCTTCTAAGCTGGCGTGTCTTGTTTTTGGGAGTAAATGATGAACCGTTTCTTTCTCGGATGTCTTCTGGTCGCGGCCGTGATCGCCGTCGCCGGTCCTGTTTGGGCCGAGCCGGTGAAAACCGTCGCCGAAATTTACGCGCCCGATTTCGCCACGATCGACCGCCTCGCCACGTTCGATGTCGGTTTTGAAGATCACGACCGTCCCGACTGGGTGCGCATCGTGACCTACCGCGACGAGTTGGCCGAGATCGAAAAGGCCGGCTTCGAGGTCGAAATCCTCATCGACGATTTGGACGCCTGGGTGCAGGCGCGCAACGAATCTCTGCGTTCGCGGCCCGCCGAAGCGCCGCCGGTCGACGTCGTGCTGGACCACTATGTCACCCACGCCGAGATGACAACCTTCCTCACGGAACTGGCGTCGGCACACCCGGATATCATGTCCGTGCGCGTGCTCGGCACGAGCGTCGAGGGGCGCGAACTATTCGAAATCAAGATATCCGACAACGTCGGCACCAACGAGCCGGAGCCCGCGGTTCACTTTGAGTACAACATTCACGGTGACGAAATCGCCGCTTACATGTTCGCTTTGTTCACCATCGAATGGCTCGTTACCGACTACGCCACCGATCCGGATGTGCAGGCCCTCGTGGACGGCCGGGAAATTTTCATCGAGCCGTTGACCAACCCGGACGGCAACGCCGACGATCCGGTTTGGGGCCGCAGTCGTTACAATGCCAACGGTGTAGACATGAATCGTAACTTCGGCTTCATGTGGGATCCTTACGAATGGAATTCGGGCCCGGCCCCACACAGCGAGCCGGAAACCCAAGCCTTGACCGGCTCGTGGGCGGGCGCGCAGCCCTACATGGCGGCGCTTTCCGCGCACAGCGGCACGGTGGTTTTCCTTTACCCGTGGGGATATCGCGGCGGTAACCCGGCCGACGGCGCTGAGTTCGCCTACCTGGCCGGCCAGTACATCTACCCGAATTACTGCACCGACCTCAACATGGACACGGCCGGCACGTGCTTCGGTGTGTTGTATCAAGCGGTAGGGGTGTCCAACGACGAGCAATACGGCGCCCATGGCATGTTGGGTTTTACCCCCGAGGTTAGCTACACGAAGGAATGCTCCTTCGCCACCAGCCAGCAGGTGTTCGTCGATCACCAACCCGCGATTCAGTGGTTGATCGAGCAAATGGACGAAGGCCTGCACGGCTTCGTCAAAGACGCGGGCACGAGCGACCCGATCGGCGCGTTGATCGAAGTCGAAGGCAAGTGGATGACGTTCAGCGACTATGAGGTCGGCGATTACCACAAGTACCTGCGGGCGGGAACCTACGACGTGCGGGTCTCGGCCAACGGTTATGAACCGCAAACCGCGACGATCACCATTACCGACGGCACGCCCTCCCAACGTGACTTCCTGTTGACTGCCGCCGCCGAACCCGAGACCTTTGCCTGGCGGTGGTTGATCAGTGACATGCCGAATTATTACGAATCGACCCACACGGCCAGTGATGCCTTCGGCCCGCCGGACAGCGACTACATCTCCATCGGCTTCGGCGGCGAGGTCGTGCTCGACCTGGGCCCCGACGGCATCAGCGACAGCGCCGGCACCGACCTGATGGTCTACGAAGCGGGTAGCGACGGCGACGAATCTTTCACCCTGGCGGGTTGCATCGACTCGCCGCACGGACCGTGGACCGCGCTCGGTCCGGGCTCCGGCACGACGGCCTTCGACCTTAACGGCACGGGCTTGGCAACGGTGCGCTACGTGAAGATCACCGACGCCGCCGAGTTCGCCGACGGCGCAAAAGCCAGCGACGACGGCTACGATCTCGACGCCATCGGTTCACCCGCTTTCGTCGCTTCGTTCACGGCCACGCCCACGACCGGCGAGCCGCCGTTGACGGTAACTTTCGGCGATCGCTCCACCGGCACCCCCACCGTATGGGAGTGGGATTTCGGCGACGGCGAATCGTCCACGGTGCAAAATCCGGTGCATGAGTACGACGAAATCGGCACCTATGACGTAACGTTGACCGTCACCGGAGCCGAAGGCACGCGCACGTTGACGAAGATGAATTACATCGAAGTCACCTACGCGCCGCCGGTCGCTTCGTTCACGGCCGCGCCGACTGTTGGTCAAGTGCCGTTGACCGTGAACTTCACCAACAGTTCCACCGGCACGATCGCCGAATACGCCTGGACATTCGGGGATGGCGGCACGTCCGCCGAAGAAAACCCGAGCCACGTTTATGAGGCACCCGGACGCTACTCGGTCGAATTGACCATCACCGGTCCGGGCGGGGAAGATTCCCAGTACCGCTGGCGGCTCGTACGGACCACATGCGGCCCGCCGGTCGCCGACTTCGAGGCCGACGTAACAACCGGCCCGACCCCGCTCGACGTGCAGTTCGGCAACCTCACGCAAGCCGCCGACGCCTGCCCCGCCACGTACGCCTGGCAGTTCGGCGATGGCGCCACGTCCACCGAGGAGGAGCCCGCGCATTCATACACGACGCCGGGCAGCTATACGGTGACGCTCACCGCGACCAGCGAAGGCGGCAACGACACCGAGGCCAAAAACGCTTACATCGTGGTGACCGAGCCGGGCGATGATGACGACGATGACGACACCACCCCCGGCGATGACGACACCACGCCCGCCGATGACGACGATGACGACGACAATGACGACAACGATGACGACAACGGCGATGATGACGACGACACCGGGCCCGTCGAAGGTGACGATGATGACGACGACAACGATAGCGGCTGTGGTTGCTGAGAAGGAGAACTCACATGCGCTACGCCGTCTTGTGTAGTGTTTTGTTGCTGATGGCGGTCGTCGCGCTCGTGGCGGCCTGTGCGGACGACGATGACGACGACGTGGTCGCCGATGACGATAGCGATGACAACACGCCCGACGAAGCCGACGCGACCTGCGTTGCGGCCTACGAGCAGATTTATCTTACGTGCGGGATGAGCTTCCCCGACCACACGATGGAAGAGATGATCGACGGCAACTGTTACGGAAGCCTCGACCCGATTTTCGGTGTCGACGGCCTGATCATCCAGTGCTATCAGGCGGATCCGACCTGCGAGGCGCTCATCGCCTGCGTGGCGTCGCTGTTTGACTGACGCCTCCCTCGGCCGATCGGGAGTGTTTACCGGGTGTGTCGGCGTGGCGATCGCCGCTCCGCAAACGGCGCAAACCGGGAAAAAGCGAGGGGACCATGGAAAAGAAGGCGCGCACGGCGTCACCGGACGACGCCGCTCGACTATCTCGAGATTTGGAAACCGCGCTGCAGACCGCCCATTCGGTTGCTCACGATCTCAATTCGCTGTTGGCGGTGATCGAGGGATACGCCGAGATGACGCGAGACGATGTGCCGTCCGATTCGCCTGCCGGGCCGCAC is a genomic window containing:
- a CDS encoding TonB-dependent receptor plug domain-containing protein, which codes for MNPAPPIAPLTAAPRRTLRALLTFCAAILVTCLFAWPQFARAQTDAAVGRVTGRVLVKGVRTPLAYAEVLLVDTSLTALTDEDGAFAIDDVPAGTYTIRITEDTIEEINEEIEVRTGEETALVYYVHQIGYALDEIVVVAKKEPEAMARQELQREEITGVPGANNDVIRVVETLPGVAYTSVAGFGGNGLVIRGTSAEDSQYYLNGFEIPQLFHFGGFISIINAELVEDVAYYPGAYKSQYGNALGGVIEVTTRDPRRDRFGGVVDLASYSSFLLFEGPAGDKFAWAASGRRSLIDFILPAVVPEDQAEFTLAPRFYDFTGLFNYAPNLSNEFEFLLLGSDDAMNVIGEDDVSDPFSGNSFDMRIAWQRLDARWNFLPNERFTNSLAGSLLRVEADFAFGPEFSWTSVLYQPHVRDDASLSLGKWNELRFGAESRVYAYNYEAEIIRPPKEGEPSLNITSEDTITTKTDITAWQYGAYVEDFMHPVRWLQLVPGARAELLPYIEQYFLEPRLTINFLATDAAKIKLAGGLYHQWPSPDEVVDDFGTRELEPEVAYLASGGFEYDFGEGIHIDTQGYYKWLDNLVSPTAAGDAEPYENSGEGFVYGAELIARKKLLDRLMGWVSYTYTVSKRKDDPDADWRYFDEDQRHNFIILASYMLGQNKQWRIGAKWQYSTGLPYTKVDTAVYNADADSYLPIYSDQINGRRRGDFHKLDLRADKFWYFNRWTLAAYVDIQNVYWQDQPVGYAYNFDYTEEKPVQFPTFMPSLGVQARF
- a CDS encoding PKD domain-containing protein; translation: MNRFFLGCLLVAAVIAVAGPVWAEPVKTVAEIYAPDFATIDRLATFDVGFEDHDRPDWVRIVTYRDELAEIEKAGFEVEILIDDLDAWVQARNESLRSRPAEAPPVDVVLDHYVTHAEMTTFLTELASAHPDIMSVRVLGTSVEGRELFEIKISDNVGTNEPEPAVHFEYNIHGDEIAAYMFALFTIEWLVTDYATDPDVQALVDGREIFIEPLTNPDGNADDPVWGRSRYNANGVDMNRNFGFMWDPYEWNSGPAPHSEPETQALTGSWAGAQPYMAALSAHSGTVVFLYPWGYRGGNPADGAEFAYLAGQYIYPNYCTDLNMDTAGTCFGVLYQAVGVSNDEQYGAHGMLGFTPEVSYTKECSFATSQQVFVDHQPAIQWLIEQMDEGLHGFVKDAGTSDPIGALIEVEGKWMTFSDYEVGDYHKYLRAGTYDVRVSANGYEPQTATITITDGTPSQRDFLLTAAAEPETFAWRWLISDMPNYYESTHTASDAFGPPDSDYISIGFGGEVVLDLGPDGISDSAGTDLMVYEAGSDGDESFTLAGCIDSPHGPWTALGPGSGTTAFDLNGTGLATVRYVKITDAAEFADGAKASDDGYDLDAIGSPAFVASFTATPTTGEPPLTVTFGDRSTGTPTVWEWDFGDGESSTVQNPVHEYDEIGTYDVTLTVTGAEGTRTLTKMNYIEVTYAPPVASFTAAPTVGQVPLTVNFTNSSTGTIAEYAWTFGDGGTSAEENPSHVYEAPGRYSVELTITGPGGEDSQYRWRLVRTTCGPPVADFEADVTTGPTPLDVQFGNLTQAADACPATYAWQFGDGATSTEEEPAHSYTTPGSYTVTLTATSEGGNDTEAKNAYIVVTEPGDDDDDDDTTPGDDDTTPADDDDDDDNDDNDDDNGDDDDDTGPVEGDDDDDDNDSGCGC
- a CDS encoding MBOAT family O-acyltransferase, which gives rise to MIGWWFAAFAGAAVLAASMMRYEKARRWVLFFFGIELFLLVQPTALIPIGVLGLGVYILVRRGWTGAAVALAVGLLVGFKAYAASAGTSPLEAIANPLVPLGLSYLAFSAISFAVEARRGTIKPRGLADFFHFLLFFPTVMAGPIKRYGDFRRLDESTATRWRAGLPRIGAGLLKVLVLAWPCQEFVTIFAGQPELRTLDAWLLLYAGAFWLYFDFAGYSDIAIGLARLLGYRVPENFDWPYLRTNIRDFWRHWHMTLTGFLRDYIYIPLGGNRRGFARELLNLSATMMLIALWHGLAPRFALFGIYHVVGLVVFTLWRRARGKPNDNPRPLRRTLAVLFTFHYVAFGWLFFFVDTSGVMRIAAALVGWGG